A genomic region of Arachis stenosperma cultivar V10309 chromosome 9, arast.V10309.gnm1.PFL2, whole genome shotgun sequence contains the following coding sequences:
- the LOC130950609 gene encoding extensin-2-like: protein MTARGRDPARGRLWPQLAMAFATLFISTTVVSVTADGYPYYSPPPPYEYISPPPPTASPPPPYEYKSPPPPPIEHKPPPYEYKSPPPPPHEHKAPPYEYKSPPPPSPSPPPPYEYKSPPPPPHEHKAPPYEYKSPPPPSPSPPPPYEYKSPPPPPHEHKAPPYEYKSPPPPSPSPPPPYEYKSPPPPPHEHKAPPYEYKSPPPPSPSPPPPYEYKSPPPPPHEHKAPPYEYNSPPPPSPSPPPPYEYKSPPPPPHEHKAPPYEYKSPPPPYVYKSPPPPPYEHKAPPYEYKSPPPPSPSPPPPYIYKSPPPPPPYEHKSPPYVYKSPPPPPYEHKSPPYVYKSPPPPSPSPPPPYVYKSPPPPPPYEHKSPPYVYKSPPPPPPYEHKSPPYYYSSPPPPSPSPPPPYYYESPPPPVKSPSPKPYYYKSPPPPSPVPHPPYYYNSPPPPSPSPPPPYYYNSPPPPSPSPPPPYYYKSPPPPSPKPHPPYYYNSPPPPVKSPPHPTPYYYKSPPPPTPYYYNSPPPPVVYPPHPHHHPLIVKVVGKVYSYKCYDWEYPEKSHNKKHLKGAVVEVKCKAGRHIIKAYGETKSNGKYSITVKDFDYAKYGSTVCKARLHAPPKNSPFNIPTKLNEGTDLKVKSKDKYEVVLEAKPFAYASKKHFEECEKSKPSPTPYYYKSPPPPSPVYIYKSPPPPSPTYVYKSPPPPVHHYSPPYYYQSPPPPSPKPNPPYYYQSPPPPSPKPKPPYYYQSPPPPTPVVKPPYYYQSPPPPSPVPKPPYYYQSPPPPSPKPKPPYYYQSPPPPSPKPKPPYYYQSPPPPTPVVKPPYYYQSPPPPSPVPKPPYYYQSPPPPSPKPKPPYYYQSPPPPSPVPKPPYYYQSPPPPSPVPKPPYYYQSPPPPSPKPKPPYYYQSPPPPSPKPKPPYYYQSPPPPSPVPKPPYYYQSPPPPSPVPKPPYYYQSPPPPSPVTKPPYYYQSPPPPSPVPKPPYYYQSPPPPSPKPKPPYYYQSPPPPSPKPKPPYYYQSPPPPSPVLKPPYYYQSPPPPSPSPPPPYYYHSPPPSPSPPPPYYYKSPPPPSPSPPPPYYYKSPPPPKELPHPPYYYKSPPPPSPSPPPPYYYKSPPPPKELPHPPYYYKSPPPPSPSPPPPYYYKSPPPPSPSPPPPYYYQSPPPPKKLPHPHPPYYYQSPPPPSPSPPPPYYYKSPPPPSPSPPPTYYYQSPPPPYHYQSPPPPSPTPHPPYYYQSPPPPTSSPPPPYHYVSPPPPSPSPPPPYHYTSPPPPSPAPAPTYVYKSPPPPTSSPPPSYHYVSPPPPSPSPPPPYHYVSPPPPSPSPPPPYHYTSPPPPSPAPAPKYIYKSPPPPPVYIYASPPPPIYK from the exons ATGACTGCTAGGGGCAGAGACCCCGCAAGGGGTCGGCTTTGGCCACAATTGGCCATGGCATTCGCCACTCTCTTCATTTCTACTACTGTGGTTTCCGTTACTGCTGACGGTTACCCTTACTACTCTCCACCACCACCTTATGAGTACATTTCACCTCCTCCACCAACTGCTTCACCGCCACCTCCTTATGAGTACAAGTCACCACCTCCTCCACCAATTGAGCACAAGCCACCTCCTTATGAGTATAAATCACCACCTCCACCACCACATGAGCACAAGGCTCCTCCGTACGAGTATAAGTCACCCCCTCCGCCATCACCATCACCTCCACCACCTTATGAGTATAAATCACCACCTCCCCCACCACATGAGCACAAGGCTCCTCCATACGAGTATAAGTCACCACCcccaccatcaccatcaccaccaCCTCCTTATGAGTATAAATCACCACCTCCCCCACCACATGAGCACAAGGCTCCTCCGTACGAGTATAAGTCACCCCCTCCGCCATCACCATCACCTCCACCACCTTATGAGTATAAATCACCACCTCCCCCACCACATGAGCACAAGGCTCCTCCGTACGAGTATAAGTCACCACCcccaccatcaccatcaccaccaCCTCCTTATGAGTATAAATCACCACCTCCCCCACCACATGAGCACAAGGCTCCTCCGTACGAGTATAATTCACCACCcccaccatcaccatcaccaccaCCTCCTTATGAGTATAAATCACCACCTCCACCACCACATGAGCACAAGGCTCCTCCTTATGAGTACAAGTCACCACCACCTCCATACGTATACAAGTCACCACCTCCACCACCATATGAACACAAGGCTCCTCCCTACGAGTACAAGTCACCACCtccaccatcaccatcaccaccaCCTCCTTACATATACAAATCAccacctccaccaccaccatatgAGCATAAGTCTCCTCCTTATGTGTACAAGTCACCTCCCCCACCACCATATGAGCACAAGTCTCCACCTTACGTATATAAGTCACCCCCTCCTCCTTCACCATCACCACCACCCCCATATGTATATAAGTCACCACCACCTCCACCACCATACGAGCATAAGTCTCCTCCTTATGTGTACAAGTCACCTCCTCCTCCACCACCATATGAACACAAATCTCCACCCTACTATTACAGCTCTCCCCCACCACCTTCACCATCTCCTCCACCACCTTATTATTACGAGTCTCCACCACCACCAGTAAAGTCTCCATCTCCAAAGCCTTACTATTATAAATCTCCTCCACCACCATCTCCTGTACCCCATCCACCTTACTACTACAACTCTCCTCCTCCCCCATCTCCTTCACCTCCTCCACCTTACTATTATAATTCTCCACCACCTCCTTCACCGTCTCCTCCACCACCTTACTACTATAaatctcctcctcctccatcTCCTAAACCTCACCCCCCTTACTACTATAACTCTCCACCACCTCCAGTAAAATCTCCACCTCATCCAACACCTTACTACTACAAATCTCCACCACCACCCACTCCATACTATTATAATTCTCCTCCTCCACCTGTCGTGTATCCTCCACATCCCCACCATCACCCATTGATTGTGAAGGTTGTGGGAAAAGTCTACAGCTACAAGTGCTATGACTGGGAGTATCCTGAAAAGTCACACAACAAGAAACATCTCAAAG GTGCTGTTGTGGAGGTCAAATGCAAAGCAGGCAGACACATCATCAAGGCTTACGGGGAAACTAAGAGCAACGGAAAGTATAGCATTACAGTTAAGGACTTTGATTATGCTAAATATGGCTCCACGGTGTGCAAGGCTAGGTTACATGCTCCACCTAAGAACTCACCCTTCAACATACCCACTAAGCTAAACGAAGGAACCGACTTGAAGGTGAAATCAAAGGACAAATATGAAGTTGTGCTTGAAGCTAAGCCATTTGCCTATGCTTCAAAGAAACATTTTGAAGAATGTGAAAAATCCAAGCCTTCACCAACTCCCTACTACTATAAATCACCACCACCTCCATCACCAGTTTACATATACAAGTCTCCACCTCCACCATCACCTACATATGTATACAAGTCACCACCTCCACCAGTTCACCACTATTCTCCTCCGTACTATTACCAATCCCCACCACCACCTTCACCAAAACCCAATCCTCCGTATTACTACCAATCCCCACCTCCACCTTCACCAAAACCCAAGCCTCCGTACTACTACCAATCTCCACCTCCACCAACACCAGTAGTAAAGCCACCTTACTACTACCAATCTCCACCTCCACCATCACCGGTACCCAAACCTCCATACTACTACCAATCACCACCTCCACCATCACCAAAACCCAAGCCTCCATACTACTACCAATCCCCACCTCCACCTTCACCTAAACCCAAGCCTCCATACTACTACCAATCTCCACCTCCACCAACACCAGTAGTAAAGCCACCTTACTACTACCAATCTCCACCTCCACCATCACCGGTACCCAAACCTCCATACTACTACCAATCACCACCTCCACCATCACCAAAACCCAAGCCTCCATACTACTACCAATCCCCACCTCCTCCATCGCCAGTACCTAAGCCTCCATACTACTATCAATCTCCACCACCCCCATCACCAGTACCCAAGCCTCCATACTATTACCAATCTCCACCTCCACCTTCACCGAAACCCAAGCCTCCGTACTATTACCAATCCCCACCACCACCTTCACCAAAACCAAAGCCTCCGTACTATTATCAATCCCCACCTCCACCATCGCCAGTACCCAAGCCTCCGTACTACTACCAATCTCCGCCTCCACCATCACCGGTACCTAAACCTCCATACTACTACCAATCTCCACCTCCACCATCACCAGTAACAAAGCCTCCGTACTATTACCAATCTCCGCCTCCACCATCACCGGTACCTAAACCTCCATACTACTATCAATCTCCACCTCCACCTTCACCAAAACCCAAGCCTCCGTACTATTACCAATCCCCACCTCCACCTTCACCTAAACCCAAGCCTCCTTACTACTACCAATCCCCACCTCCTCCGTCACCGGTGCTTAAACCTCCATACTATTACCAATCTCCACCtccaccatcaccatcacccCCACCACCTTATTATTACCATTCTCCTCCACCATCACCATCTCCCCCTCCTCCTTACTACTATAAGAGTCCTCCCCCACCATCTCCATCACCTCCTCCTCCATACTATTATAAATCTCCACCACCACCTAAAGAATTGCCACACCCTCCTTACTATTATAAGTCACCACCCCCACCATCACCATCTCCTCCCCCACCTTATTATTACAAATCTCCTCCTCCACCTAAAGAATTACCACACCCTCCATACTACTATAAGTCACCACCTCCACCATCGCCATCCCCTCCCCCTCCCTACTACTATAAatctccaccaccaccatcaccatcaccaccTCCTCCCTACTATTATCAATCACCGCCTCCACCTAAAAAGCTACCACATCCACACCCTCCTTACTACTACCAatctccaccaccaccatcaccatcTCCACCACCTCCCTACTATTACAAGTCACCTCCACCACCATCCCCGTCCCCTCCACCCACTTACTATTACCAATCTCCCCCACCTCCTTATCACTATCAAAGTCCTCCTCCACCATCTCCCACTCCTCATCCTCCCTATTACTACCAATCCCCTCCACCCCCAACGTCATCTCCACCACCACCTTACCACTACGTGAGCCCTCCTCCACCTTCACCATCTCCTCCCCCACCATACCACTACACATCACCACCTCCTCCATCACCAGCTCCTGCTCCCACATATGTCTACAAATCCCCTCCACCCCCAACGTCGTCTCCACCACCTTCATATCACTACGTGAGCCCCCCTCCACCTTCACCATCTCCACCACCACCTTACCACTACGTGAGCCCACCTCCACCTTCACCATCTCCTCCACCACCATACCACTATACATCACCACCTCCTCCCTCGCCAGCACCTGCTCCCAAATACATCTACAAATCACCTCCCCCACCACCAGTTTACATCTACGCTTCCCCACCACCACCTATATACAAGTAA
- the LOC130951594 gene encoding uncharacterized protein LOC130951594 isoform X3, which translates to MEWKSQLWKQRLLSFFMIMVSFVAVLQCFAGSDVLRWRSFYESQDDAWKCHYREVFDNGIRETLCCLGRVKYLSALEEDEVYSVARLLGDLVAYRATGTGHMELLAGLTLLQSQENSSESYEDAIEPPEAKMREAAALHKFAEAAYTGPLLDLGRNPFLFPCAWLYRQGILSPWSRNSRPVLEGDNWWRGHAAAFLKYVNLPPEVLRQGRVSQFKCQAAYFIVVLHHLRTVVITIRGTETPEDLITDGLCKECTLSTKDLAGLTNCSHIPSNIKKIVTSSFPHHAHSGIVEAARELFMQIEGNADIHGTESYGLLSQLLGVGCECYGYNIRIVGHSLGGAIAALLGLQLYSRYPNLHVYSFGPLPCVDFVVANACSEFITSIIYGNEFSSRLSIGSVMRLRAAAITSLSQDPKADSAMIFRLAHRFLNVSNYQRNKSEAEDQPDYYSGSNVQENLNHQICKSQCETDERGSKKQDAEKPKRERAVAAEHCQYANPFDSEEGNECGEYTLWADTKGKDHIVEIDNAELTNPFATDASSVDDPVTQFIDTVPSSKSHSDSDPPEMYLPGLVIHIIPVQNKPQTSIKPWRIGGSGRSYKAYLANRENFKDIIVSPSMFLDHLPWRCHDALKKLMKSVDD; encoded by the exons ATGGAATGGAAATCGCAGTTGTGGAAGCAGAGGCTGCTCTCTTTCTTCATGATCATGGTGAGTTTTGTCGCCGTACTGCAGTGTTTTGCAGGATCTGATGTTCTCAGATGGAGATCTTTCTATGAATCACAAGATGATGCTTGGAAATGCCATTATAGGGAGGTATTCGACAATGGCATTCGCGAAACTTTGTGTTGTCTCGGCCGGGTTAAATACTT GAGTGCATTGGAAGAGGATGAGGTCTATTCAGTGGCACGATTACTAGGCGATCTTGTTGCTTATCGAGCTACGGGAACTGGCCATATGGAACTCTTGGCAG GTTTAACATTACTTCAAAGCCAAGAGAACTCTTCAGAATCCTATGAAGATGCCATAGAACCACCAGAGGCGAAAATGAGGGAGGCTGCAGCTCTTCATAAATTTGCTGAAGCTGCATATACA GGTCCATTGCTTGATTTGGGACGAAATCCTTTCCTATTTCCATGTGCATGGCTCTATAGACAAGGGATTTTATCTCCTTGGTCACGCAATAG CCGACCCGTATTGGAGGGCGATAACTGGTGGCGAGGTCATGCAGCAGCATTTTTAAAGTATGTTAATTTGCCTCCAGAAGTGCTCAGACAAGGGCGAGTCAGCCAG TTCAAGTGTCAAGCTGCATACTTTATTGTGGTTCTGCATCATCTGAGGACTGTAGTAATTACTATACGTGGAACTGAAACTCCTGAGGACCTAATAACTGATGGGTTATGCAAGGAATGCACCCTTTCTACAAAAGACTTGGCTGGTTTGACTAA CTGCAGCCACATTCCTTCCAATATAAAGAAAATTGTTACTTCATCTTTCCCACATCATGCACATTCTGGTATAGTGGAGGCTGCACGTGAGCTTTTTATGCAGATTGAAGGAAATGCTGATATACACG GCACTGAATCTtatgggcttctttctcaattACTTGGAGTTGGTTGTGAGTGCTATGGGTATAACATTCGCATAGTTGGGCATTCGCTTGGGGGTGCTATAGCAGCATTACTTGGATTGCAA CTTTATAGTCGATACCCTAACCTGCATGTTTATTCATTTGGGCCACTCCCATGTGTGGATTTTGTTGTGGCAAATGCTTGCTCAGAATTTATAACAAG CATTATATATGGTAATGAATTTTCATCACGCCTTTCAATCGGATCTGTTATGAGGCTAAGGGCAGCTGCAATCACATCACTGTCGCAAGATCCTAAAGCAGATAGTGCCATGATTTTCAGGCTTGCCCATCGGTTTCTGAATGTAAGCAACTATCAGAGAAATAAATCTGAGGCAGAGGATCAACCTGATTATTATTCAGGGTCCAATGTTCAGGAAAATCTAAACCATCAAATCTGCAAAAGCCAGTGTGAGACTGATGAAAGAG GTAGTAAGAAACAAGACGCCGAGAAACCCAAAAGGGAGCGTGCTGTTGCAGCTGAGCATTGCCAATATGCAAATCCTTTTGACTCTGAAGAAG GCAATGAGTGTGGAGAATATACGCTCTGGGCTGACACCAAGGGAAAGGACCATATTGTTGAAATTGATAATGCTGAACTTACAAATCCTTTTGCTACAGATGCAAGTTCAGTTGATGATCCAGTGACTCAGTTTATAGACACTGTTCCAAGTTCTAAATCGCATTCTGATAGTGATCCCCCGGAAATGTATCTGCCAGGACTTGTCATTCATATTATACCTGTACAGAATAAACCTCAAACTTCAATTAAGCCATGGCGAATTGGGGGTTCAGGAAGATCTTATAAAGCTTACTTAGCAAACAGAGAGAACTTCAAAGATATTATTGTTTCACCATCCATGTTCCTTGACCATCTCCCCTGGAG ATGTCATGATGCGTTGAAAAAGTTAATGAAATCTGTAGATGATTAA
- the LOC130951594 gene encoding uncharacterized protein LOC130951594 isoform X2, producing MMMTTTTKTLKGASKMRGLSLVLGLCNFFILLIGAYLIFQIHSLCRPRFLPPFAIVSVAALLRLLLMLRTALAQQVAAQFILNSPSDASTDSLLRLHRREKYKKWLWWSRCTSVFTVIQFVCAGYLLIKSPAYLSTDSACPLAMEWKSQLWKQRLLSFFMIMVSFVAVLQCFAGSDVLRWRSFYESQDDAWKCHYREVFDNGIRETLCCLGRVKYLSALEEDEVYSVARLLGDLVAYRATGTGHMELLAGLTLLQSQENSSESYEDAIEPPEAKMREAAALHKFAEAAYTGPLLDLGRNPFLFPCAWLYRQGILSPWSRNSRPVLEGDNWWRGHAAAFLKYVNLPPEVLRQGRVSQFKCQAAYFIVVLHHLRTVVITIRGTETPEDLITDGLCKECTLSTKDLAGLTNCSHIPSNIKKIVTSSFPHHAHSGIVEAARELFMQIEGNADIHGTESYGLLSQLLGVGCECYGYNIRIVGHSLGGAIAALLGLQLYSRYPNLHVYSFGPLPCVDFVVANACSEFITSIIYGNEFSSRLSIGSVMRLRAAAITSLSQDPKADSAMIFRLAHRFLNVSNYQRNKSEAEDQPDYYSGSNVQENLNHQICKSQCSKKQDAEKPKRERAVAAEHCQYANPFDSEEGNECGEYTLWADTKGKDHIVEIDNAELTNPFATDASSVDDPVTQFIDTVPSSKSHSDSDPPEMYLPGLVIHIIPVQNKPQTSIKPWRIGGSGRSYKAYLANRENFKDIIVSPSMFLDHLPWRCHDALKKLMKSVDD from the exons ATGATGATGACGACGACGACGAAGACATTGAAAGGTGCGAGCAAGATGAGAGGCTTGAGCCTCGTCTTAGGACTCTGCAACTTCTTTATCCTCCTCATTGGTGCCTACCTCATCTTCCAAATCCACTCCCTCTGCCGCCCCCGTTTCCTCCCTCCTTTCGCCATCGTCTCCGTCGCCGCCCTCCTCCGCCTCTTACTCATGCTCCGCACCGCCCTCGCCCAACAGGTCGCCGCGCAATTCATCCTCAACTCCCCCTCCGACGCCTCCACCGACTCTCTTCTCCGCCTCCATCGCCGCGAAAAGTACAAGAAATGGCTTTGGTGGAGTCGCTGCACATCCGTCTTCACCGTGATTCAGTTCGTCTGCGCCGGTTACCTCTTAATCAAGTCTCCTGCCTATTTATCCACCGATTCCGCTTGTCCTTTAG CGATGGAATGGAAATCGCAGTTGTGGAAGCAGAGGCTGCTCTCTTTCTTCATGATCATGGTGAGTTTTGTCGCCGTACTGCAGTGTTTTGCAGGATCTGATGTTCTCAGATGGAGATCTTTCTATGAATCACAAGATGATGCTTGGAAATGCCATTATAGGGAGGTATTCGACAATGGCATTCGCGAAACTTTGTGTTGTCTCGGCCGGGTTAAATACTT GAGTGCATTGGAAGAGGATGAGGTCTATTCAGTGGCACGATTACTAGGCGATCTTGTTGCTTATCGAGCTACGGGAACTGGCCATATGGAACTCTTGGCAG GTTTAACATTACTTCAAAGCCAAGAGAACTCTTCAGAATCCTATGAAGATGCCATAGAACCACCAGAGGCGAAAATGAGGGAGGCTGCAGCTCTTCATAAATTTGCTGAAGCTGCATATACA GGTCCATTGCTTGATTTGGGACGAAATCCTTTCCTATTTCCATGTGCATGGCTCTATAGACAAGGGATTTTATCTCCTTGGTCACGCAATAG CCGACCCGTATTGGAGGGCGATAACTGGTGGCGAGGTCATGCAGCAGCATTTTTAAAGTATGTTAATTTGCCTCCAGAAGTGCTCAGACAAGGGCGAGTCAGCCAG TTCAAGTGTCAAGCTGCATACTTTATTGTGGTTCTGCATCATCTGAGGACTGTAGTAATTACTATACGTGGAACTGAAACTCCTGAGGACCTAATAACTGATGGGTTATGCAAGGAATGCACCCTTTCTACAAAAGACTTGGCTGGTTTGACTAA CTGCAGCCACATTCCTTCCAATATAAAGAAAATTGTTACTTCATCTTTCCCACATCATGCACATTCTGGTATAGTGGAGGCTGCACGTGAGCTTTTTATGCAGATTGAAGGAAATGCTGATATACACG GCACTGAATCTtatgggcttctttctcaattACTTGGAGTTGGTTGTGAGTGCTATGGGTATAACATTCGCATAGTTGGGCATTCGCTTGGGGGTGCTATAGCAGCATTACTTGGATTGCAA CTTTATAGTCGATACCCTAACCTGCATGTTTATTCATTTGGGCCACTCCCATGTGTGGATTTTGTTGTGGCAAATGCTTGCTCAGAATTTATAACAAG CATTATATATGGTAATGAATTTTCATCACGCCTTTCAATCGGATCTGTTATGAGGCTAAGGGCAGCTGCAATCACATCACTGTCGCAAGATCCTAAAGCAGATAGTGCCATGATTTTCAGGCTTGCCCATCGGTTTCTGAATGTAAGCAACTATCAGAGAAATAAATCTGAGGCAGAGGATCAACCTGATTATTATTCAGGGTCCAATGTTCAGGAAAATCTAAACCATCAAATCTGCAAAAGCCAGT GTAGTAAGAAACAAGACGCCGAGAAACCCAAAAGGGAGCGTGCTGTTGCAGCTGAGCATTGCCAATATGCAAATCCTTTTGACTCTGAAGAAG GCAATGAGTGTGGAGAATATACGCTCTGGGCTGACACCAAGGGAAAGGACCATATTGTTGAAATTGATAATGCTGAACTTACAAATCCTTTTGCTACAGATGCAAGTTCAGTTGATGATCCAGTGACTCAGTTTATAGACACTGTTCCAAGTTCTAAATCGCATTCTGATAGTGATCCCCCGGAAATGTATCTGCCAGGACTTGTCATTCATATTATACCTGTACAGAATAAACCTCAAACTTCAATTAAGCCATGGCGAATTGGGGGTTCAGGAAGATCTTATAAAGCTTACTTAGCAAACAGAGAGAACTTCAAAGATATTATTGTTTCACCATCCATGTTCCTTGACCATCTCCCCTGGAG ATGTCATGATGCGTTGAAAAAGTTAATGAAATCTGTAGATGATTAA
- the LOC130951594 gene encoding uncharacterized protein LOC130951594 isoform X1, whose protein sequence is MMMTTTTKTLKGASKMRGLSLVLGLCNFFILLIGAYLIFQIHSLCRPRFLPPFAIVSVAALLRLLLMLRTALAQQVAAQFILNSPSDASTDSLLRLHRREKYKKWLWWSRCTSVFTVIQFVCAGYLLIKSPAYLSTDSACPLAMEWKSQLWKQRLLSFFMIMVSFVAVLQCFAGSDVLRWRSFYESQDDAWKCHYREVFDNGIRETLCCLGRVKYLSALEEDEVYSVARLLGDLVAYRATGTGHMELLAGLTLLQSQENSSESYEDAIEPPEAKMREAAALHKFAEAAYTGPLLDLGRNPFLFPCAWLYRQGILSPWSRNSRPVLEGDNWWRGHAAAFLKYVNLPPEVLRQGRVSQFKCQAAYFIVVLHHLRTVVITIRGTETPEDLITDGLCKECTLSTKDLAGLTNCSHIPSNIKKIVTSSFPHHAHSGIVEAARELFMQIEGNADIHGTESYGLLSQLLGVGCECYGYNIRIVGHSLGGAIAALLGLQLYSRYPNLHVYSFGPLPCVDFVVANACSEFITSIIYGNEFSSRLSIGSVMRLRAAAITSLSQDPKADSAMIFRLAHRFLNVSNYQRNKSEAEDQPDYYSGSNVQENLNHQICKSQCETDERGSKKQDAEKPKRERAVAAEHCQYANPFDSEEGNECGEYTLWADTKGKDHIVEIDNAELTNPFATDASSVDDPVTQFIDTVPSSKSHSDSDPPEMYLPGLVIHIIPVQNKPQTSIKPWRIGGSGRSYKAYLANRENFKDIIVSPSMFLDHLPWRCHDALKKLMKSVDD, encoded by the exons ATGATGATGACGACGACGACGAAGACATTGAAAGGTGCGAGCAAGATGAGAGGCTTGAGCCTCGTCTTAGGACTCTGCAACTTCTTTATCCTCCTCATTGGTGCCTACCTCATCTTCCAAATCCACTCCCTCTGCCGCCCCCGTTTCCTCCCTCCTTTCGCCATCGTCTCCGTCGCCGCCCTCCTCCGCCTCTTACTCATGCTCCGCACCGCCCTCGCCCAACAGGTCGCCGCGCAATTCATCCTCAACTCCCCCTCCGACGCCTCCACCGACTCTCTTCTCCGCCTCCATCGCCGCGAAAAGTACAAGAAATGGCTTTGGTGGAGTCGCTGCACATCCGTCTTCACCGTGATTCAGTTCGTCTGCGCCGGTTACCTCTTAATCAAGTCTCCTGCCTATTTATCCACCGATTCCGCTTGTCCTTTAG CGATGGAATGGAAATCGCAGTTGTGGAAGCAGAGGCTGCTCTCTTTCTTCATGATCATGGTGAGTTTTGTCGCCGTACTGCAGTGTTTTGCAGGATCTGATGTTCTCAGATGGAGATCTTTCTATGAATCACAAGATGATGCTTGGAAATGCCATTATAGGGAGGTATTCGACAATGGCATTCGCGAAACTTTGTGTTGTCTCGGCCGGGTTAAATACTT GAGTGCATTGGAAGAGGATGAGGTCTATTCAGTGGCACGATTACTAGGCGATCTTGTTGCTTATCGAGCTACGGGAACTGGCCATATGGAACTCTTGGCAG GTTTAACATTACTTCAAAGCCAAGAGAACTCTTCAGAATCCTATGAAGATGCCATAGAACCACCAGAGGCGAAAATGAGGGAGGCTGCAGCTCTTCATAAATTTGCTGAAGCTGCATATACA GGTCCATTGCTTGATTTGGGACGAAATCCTTTCCTATTTCCATGTGCATGGCTCTATAGACAAGGGATTTTATCTCCTTGGTCACGCAATAG CCGACCCGTATTGGAGGGCGATAACTGGTGGCGAGGTCATGCAGCAGCATTTTTAAAGTATGTTAATTTGCCTCCAGAAGTGCTCAGACAAGGGCGAGTCAGCCAG TTCAAGTGTCAAGCTGCATACTTTATTGTGGTTCTGCATCATCTGAGGACTGTAGTAATTACTATACGTGGAACTGAAACTCCTGAGGACCTAATAACTGATGGGTTATGCAAGGAATGCACCCTTTCTACAAAAGACTTGGCTGGTTTGACTAA CTGCAGCCACATTCCTTCCAATATAAAGAAAATTGTTACTTCATCTTTCCCACATCATGCACATTCTGGTATAGTGGAGGCTGCACGTGAGCTTTTTATGCAGATTGAAGGAAATGCTGATATACACG GCACTGAATCTtatgggcttctttctcaattACTTGGAGTTGGTTGTGAGTGCTATGGGTATAACATTCGCATAGTTGGGCATTCGCTTGGGGGTGCTATAGCAGCATTACTTGGATTGCAA CTTTATAGTCGATACCCTAACCTGCATGTTTATTCATTTGGGCCACTCCCATGTGTGGATTTTGTTGTGGCAAATGCTTGCTCAGAATTTATAACAAG CATTATATATGGTAATGAATTTTCATCACGCCTTTCAATCGGATCTGTTATGAGGCTAAGGGCAGCTGCAATCACATCACTGTCGCAAGATCCTAAAGCAGATAGTGCCATGATTTTCAGGCTTGCCCATCGGTTTCTGAATGTAAGCAACTATCAGAGAAATAAATCTGAGGCAGAGGATCAACCTGATTATTATTCAGGGTCCAATGTTCAGGAAAATCTAAACCATCAAATCTGCAAAAGCCAGTGTGAGACTGATGAAAGAG GTAGTAAGAAACAAGACGCCGAGAAACCCAAAAGGGAGCGTGCTGTTGCAGCTGAGCATTGCCAATATGCAAATCCTTTTGACTCTGAAGAAG GCAATGAGTGTGGAGAATATACGCTCTGGGCTGACACCAAGGGAAAGGACCATATTGTTGAAATTGATAATGCTGAACTTACAAATCCTTTTGCTACAGATGCAAGTTCAGTTGATGATCCAGTGACTCAGTTTATAGACACTGTTCCAAGTTCTAAATCGCATTCTGATAGTGATCCCCCGGAAATGTATCTGCCAGGACTTGTCATTCATATTATACCTGTACAGAATAAACCTCAAACTTCAATTAAGCCATGGCGAATTGGGGGTTCAGGAAGATCTTATAAAGCTTACTTAGCAAACAGAGAGAACTTCAAAGATATTATTGTTTCACCATCCATGTTCCTTGACCATCTCCCCTGGAG ATGTCATGATGCGTTGAAAAAGTTAATGAAATCTGTAGATGATTAA